In Bradyrhizobium sp. 195, the sequence AGATGGGCAAGGGCCTGTTCGGCCCTGACGGCGCCGGGCTCGGCAACATTCTGGGTAGCCTCGGTCTCGGCGGCACGACAGCGCCCGGCGGCAATGCGGCCGGCAATGCCAATCCGCAAACCCAGCAGCCGGGCCAGAACAATCTGCTCGGCGGCGGGCTCGGGGAGGCGATCGGCAATTTGATTCAGCAGGGGCTTTCCAATGGCGCGGGAAGCAGCACTGGCACCGCGCCGGGCACCGGCCGCAGCCGCAGCCTGCCGGCAACGCCCGCCACACCGGCGCCGCAGGCCTCGCCCGCGCCCCCAGCTATGGACGACCCACCGGCCGCGCAGCAGGACAGTCAGCCAATGAACGACGTGCTGCGGCAACTCTTTAACCGGTGATGGGCTGACTGGCGGGCTGAACTCCACGGCCATCCCCTTACATCAGCCTCTCGCCCCGGCTTCCTTCGAACGGACGAGGCTGCGCCAATTCACTCCCCCTTCCACCCGCCCCACGTCCACAGGGAGTAACCACGCCGGCCGGTCCCCCGCCGCGCGGCGGTCCTTTGGCCCAAATTGTGATAGAACGGCCCCGAAGGGGCTACGCCCGTAGCGCCGGCGTCGATGGCGGCGCGAGAGGATCGGGATGGCAGGAGCGAACGACAAGAGACGGTTTCTGCGCGAGGGCCTGTTCGCCAAATACGTCGTCTCCCTCGTCGGCCTCGTCGTGTTCGTCCTCGCCGTCAACGGCGCGATGGAGACCTGGATCTCCTACCGCGCCACCCGGACGCAGCTCACCGACGGCCTCGAGGACAAGGCGCAAGCAGCGGCCCGCCGGATCGAGCAGTCGATCTCGGAGCTCGATCGCCAGATCAGCTGGGTGACGCGGGCGAGCCAGGACACCCTCGAGAAGCGCCGCGCCGACTACGCATCGCTGCTGCACCAGGTCTCCGTCGTCAACCAGCTGTTCCAGCTCAACGGTGACGGCCGCGAGGTGCTGCGCGTCTCGCGCCAGTCGACCACGACCGGCAGCAACGCCGACCTCTCCCGCGACATGCGCTTCACCGAGACCGTCGCCCGCGGCGTCAGCTATGCGCCAGCATGGTTCGTCGACCGGACGCCGTTGATGTCGATCTCGGTGGCGCATTCCGGCTTCAATGCCGGCGTCACCGTGGCGGAGATCGATCTCAGCTTCCTCTCCGACTTCCTGTCGGACGCGCAAGTCGGCAAGGCCGCCTTTGCCTATGTGGTCGATCCGCGCGGCCGCGTGCTGGCGACATCGTCGAAAGGGCCCGATGTCGGCAAGGACCTGTCGAAGCTGCCGCAGGTTGCGGCCGCGATCGCGCCCGGCCACGAGCCCGACACCTCGGGCACCGACTTCAACGGCCATGCGGTGATGAGCGCCGCGAGCACCGTGCCGAAGCTCGGCTGGAGCGTGCTGTTCGAGCAGCCGACCACGCAGGCGCTGATGCCGATCCGCGACCAGCTGGTGCGCATCGCGCTCCTGATCGGGATGGGCCTGATGGTCGCGATCCTCGCCGGCACGCTGCTCGCCCGTCGCATGATTATCCCGATCACGGCGCTGCGCGACGGCGCGCACAAGCTCGGCGAGGGCGATTTCAGCCACCGCATCGAGGTGCGCACCTCGGACGAGCTGGAAGATCTCGCCGGCCAGTTCAACCGCATGGCCGGCCAGATCCAGGAGACCTATTCGAACCTGGAGACCAAGGTCGATGAGCGCACGCGCGATCTCGCGCAGTCGATCAACGAGCTGAAAGTTCTGGAGGAAGTCGGCCGCGCCGTTGCCTCCTCGCTCGATCTCAACGCCGTGCTGCCGACGATCGCCGCGCGCGCGATCGAGATCACCCATGCCGACGCGGTGCTGATCTACGGCTTCGATGCCGAGAGGCGCCGCTTCCACCTGGTCGAGGCCAATGGCATCGACAAATCCGCAGACGGCGCCCATGTCACCATCGACGAAGGCGAGAACATCCTGAGCGATGCCGCCAGGAGCGGCGAGCCGATCGCGCTTCCCGATCTCGATCATGCCGCCGAGCAGCCGCTGCGCGAGGTCGCGATCGCCGCCGGCTTCCACTCGGTGCTGGTTGTGCCGCTGGTCGACCAGCAGGGCACGCTCGGCTCGCTGGTGGTGCTGCGCCGCGCCGGTGGCGAGTTCGCCGGCAGCATCATCGGCCTGATGCGCACCTTCGCCAACCAGGCCGTGCTGGCGATGCGCAATGCGCGCCTGTTCACCGAGGTCGATCACAAGGGCCGCGAGCTGGAGGCGGCGAGCGAGACCGTGCGCGCCCAGGCCGACAAGCTCAAGCAGCAGACCGAGCAGCTCAAGGACTGGAACAAGTCGCTGGAGGAACGCGTCAAGACCCAGCTCGGCGAGATCGAGCGCATCCGCAAGCTCGAGCGTTTCCTGGCGCCGCAGGTGGCGCAGCTGATCGCGTCGTCCGACAGCCCGGAAGGGCTACTCACCAGCCAGCGCCGCGAGGTGACCGTGGTGTTCTGCGATTTGCGCGGCTTCACCGCGTTCACGGAAGCGACCGAGCCGGAAGAGGCGATGAACGTGCTGCGCGAATATCACGCAGCGCTCGGCAAGCTGATCTTCAAATACGAGGGCACGCTCGACAAATATGCCGGCGACGGCGTGATGATTCTGTTCAACGCGCCGATCCAGTTCGAGGACCACACCAAGCGCGCCGTGAAGATGGCGGTGGAGATGCGCGAAACCATCGGCCCCTTGACCGAACGCTGGCGCAACCGCGGGCACAGTCTGGGCTTCGGCATCGGCATTGCGGTCGGCTATGCCACGCTCGGCCAGGTCGGCTTCGAGCAGCGGCTGGAATATGCCGCGATCGGCAGCGTCACCAACCTTGCCTCGCGCCTCTGCGGCGAGGCCAAGCCCAACCAGATCGTGGTCAGCCGCCGCGTCTACGGCATCGTCGAGCCTTTCGTCGAAGCCCGCGCCCTCGACGATCTCCAGCTCAAGGGCTTCAATCACCCCGTACTCGCCATGGAGATTTTGAGCTGGCGCGAGGAGGTGGCGAACGTGGTGGATGCCGCGGCGGTTCGGATGCGGGGTTAACTTCCTCGCCTGCCTCACCTGGTGAGGCATCGCTTGTTAGCGCGCACCGACAGATGTCGCGATCCCGCGGCACATCGCGCCCGGGTTTTGCGTAGGTCTTGCTACCCTTCGAAATGGAAGGGCGCAGGGAAGACCGGGCACCGGCTGGCACCCGCAAGCCCCCTGTGCGTGAGTGCGTGATAGTCGCTCACAGGGGAGAAACAGGTGTGGCCGAATGCCCGGCCTTCCCTGCGCAGTGGTTGAAACGGCTTATGTCGCGCTCTCGCCGGTGAGTCGATTCTCTGTTGCCACCGTCGTCTTGCAGCTTTCATCGGATGCGCCGGTCCGGTCGGACCAGCGCACCGCTGCAACACTTGACGCCAGAAATTCGGGCGTCACGACCACACGATTTTGCCGTACGCGTTCGACATCGTCGTACACGCGCCCGCTGATCGCTCACGGGGACTACCCGCCCTGCGACCGCATCTGGCGCCAACGCCGCCCGCGTCCACCGCCCCTCACCCCACGAACCCTGACGATCGCGATCCGTCCCTTACCATGGGATGAGTTGGGAGGGAGCATAGGGTGTGTCGCCCTTCTGGTAAAGAGAATTTTTCTTTATCCGAATATCATGCGCGGTCGCCCGGATGAAGCGGAGCGAAATCCGGGGTCGTGCCACAAGCGACAGCCCCGGATTGCGCTTTCGCTCCATCCGGGCTACGGGCCAACAAATATGAAAGACAACCCCATGCACAGTAGACGGGGCTTTGAGATCAATGGGTTACGAAGGACGGCCAGACGATACTTGTAAACGTTCTTTGGCACGTCGGGCAAAACACCGGCGGAACGGTCTCACCCCCGAACCACATCCCACCTCCCCGCGACTAACCCTCGCCTCAACGGCGCGGCGACTCTGATCGGAGACGACCTGTGACGTTTGCCTTGCCTTCGCGTGCTTATGATCTGCAGATGCTGGATCGTCCGGCCGACCGGGCGCGCGATCACGGCTGGGTCTACGGGCTGCCACCGGGTATCAGCAGCGAGCAATGGCCGCTCGATCCGGTCACCGGCTATCCGCTGATGCACGGCTTCACGCTTCTGCTGCCGGAAGACTATCGCGTGCATGGCGCGGACATCGTCGCGGTGTCGTTCTTCGCCACTCCGGCTGATCACACTGACGGCGGCGCAACCGATACCCCCGAGATCCGCGAGGCGGTGATGGCGCGGCCATCGCATCCGCGTCTGTCGCGCATGACCGACATCCTCGACTACGAATATGCTGCGCTGTTGCTGACCAAGAGCGAGTACGAAGGCGCGTTCGCGACACCGCCGGCGCCGCTTGCGCTGGCGACGGCTGATCGGCCGCGCTGGCTCGATGTCGGCGGCGCCAGCGCTTTCTACGGGGCCGCCCCGCCCTTTGCGCAGAGGATGTTCGCGGGCCCTCCGCGCACCGATCCGACAGAGAACCTCGGTATCGCCTTGATGCCGCGCGCGACCGATCCCAACGCCGGCAGGGACCCGCAGGATCCGCACTTCCCGCGCAACCCGCCGAGCGACTATCAGCCCTACTATTACTTTGTCGGCGGCGTCCCGAGCACCGAGAATTACCGCCTGCACGACTGGGCCAAGGATCACGCCCACAACCATCTCGGCGGCACCATGCGGCCGTGCCAGGCGGTGCCGGAGATGAGCCCGTTCTACATCGAGTTCGAGGAATATTTCGGCGGCTACAATTTCGGCACCGGCAACGCGCAGCTCGACTTCAGGGATATGAAGTTCGACTGGGCGTGCGGGTGATCACGCCCCTCGCTTCGGCCCAATCGCCTCGAACCCCGCCTTCTGCTCGTCGCTCAAGTCGGCTTCGAAATCATCGAGCGCGTCAGCAACTCCGTTCACGGCCTGCAGCATCGTCTCCAGCCGCGCCTTGGCGGCGGTGAGGCGGGCCTGGGGCGTCGCGGCGGGCTGTGACGGGCAGGCGCTGAGCGTTTCCATGGTGCGCAGGGTGGTGTCCTGCAGCACCTCGAAACGGGCGCGGGCGGTGTCGTCGAGATGGAGCGTCGAGGCGATATCGCCCGCGGGCCATTGCTGCTGCACCAACTGCTCGTACTGACGCTGCAGCTTTTCGTCATAGCGGGGATCGCTGTCGGCGTCGCACGCTGATGCAGCCTGCGCATCCTTCTTCTGGCCCGCGGCCAGCGCGGCGCGGCGCTCCTTGGCCAGCCCGTCAAGCTTTGCCTTCTGGCCGTCGTCAAGGAGCCCCTCGAATTTCGCGAGCGGTGGCGCGAACGTATCCATCGCCTTGATCATGACCGTGAGACGCTCGCGCATCAGGCCAAGGCGCTCCGCTGCGGTCGCAGGTACCTCGGCCGGGCAGGTGGCGCGGATGCTATCGCGGGCAGCCTGCCAGGCGTTCACGAGCTCGTCGAGCGCGACGCGCTGCAATTCGTTGGGCTGCACGGCGGCGGATATGAGTTCCGCAGGGAAGCCGGCGGGATCGCTGACATCGCAGATGTTTTGCGCCGACGGGATCTTGCGCGCGCGCCTGCCTT encodes:
- a CDS encoding adenylate/guanylate cyclase domain-containing protein, whose amino-acid sequence is MAGANDKRRFLREGLFAKYVVSLVGLVVFVLAVNGAMETWISYRATRTQLTDGLEDKAQAAARRIEQSISELDRQISWVTRASQDTLEKRRADYASLLHQVSVVNQLFQLNGDGREVLRVSRQSTTTGSNADLSRDMRFTETVARGVSYAPAWFVDRTPLMSISVAHSGFNAGVTVAEIDLSFLSDFLSDAQVGKAAFAYVVDPRGRVLATSSKGPDVGKDLSKLPQVAAAIAPGHEPDTSGTDFNGHAVMSAASTVPKLGWSVLFEQPTTQALMPIRDQLVRIALLIGMGLMVAILAGTLLARRMIIPITALRDGAHKLGEGDFSHRIEVRTSDELEDLAGQFNRMAGQIQETYSNLETKVDERTRDLAQSINELKVLEEVGRAVASSLDLNAVLPTIAARAIEITHADAVLIYGFDAERRRFHLVEANGIDKSADGAHVTIDEGENILSDAARSGEPIALPDLDHAAEQPLREVAIAAGFHSVLVVPLVDQQGTLGSLVVLRRAGGEFAGSIIGLMRTFANQAVLAMRNARLFTEVDHKGRELEAASETVRAQADKLKQQTEQLKDWNKSLEERVKTQLGEIERIRKLERFLAPQVAQLIASSDSPEGLLTSQRREVTVVFCDLRGFTAFTEATEPEEAMNVLREYHAALGKLIFKYEGTLDKYAGDGVMILFNAPIQFEDHTKRAVKMAVEMRETIGPLTERWRNRGHSLGFGIGIAVGYATLGQVGFEQRLEYAAIGSVTNLASRLCGEAKPNQIVVSRRVYGIVEPFVEARALDDLQLKGFNHPVLAMEILSWREEVANVVDAAAVRMRG
- a CDS encoding Spy/CpxP family protein refolding chaperone, which codes for MSGRMGLALTGATLLIAAVLLPTRAEAQFGLRGGPLGVARFAVGHMIGASRLRHSRMAVRGSRYRSAALRSQDPRGAERGQPSNPYIVRAALSAQAALAGWRGGRRPQGWWRHPDGSYGWAGPVFWPFAHDDLANAIIFADTTSISLYGYGDIYAAIFSPYAATELAAYTAPQGRRARKIPSAQNICDVSDPAGFPAELISAAVQPNELQRVALDELVNAWQAARDSIRATCPAEVPATAAERLGLMRERLTVMIKAMDTFAPPLAKFEGLLDDGQKAKLDGLAKERRAALAAGQKKDAQAASACDADSDPRYDEKLQRQYEQLVQQQWPAGDIASTLHLDDTARARFEVLQDTTLRTMETLSACPSQPAATPQARLTAAKARLETMLQAVNGVADALDDFEADLSDEQKAGFEAIGPKRGA